ATTCACTATCAGCCCCTCGTCGATCTTCGCCATAACGAGGTGACCGGCTGCGAAGCTTTGCTGCGCTGGCGCCATCCGGAACGCGGCATGATTTCTCCCGCCGAGTTCGTACCGGTCGCGGAAGACACCGGCCTGATCGTCGAGCTCGGCGAATGGGTCTTACGCACCGCCTGCGCCGAAGCGGCGACCTGGCCGGATCACGTCCGAATTGCCGTCAACGTCTCGCCGGTTCAACTGAAGTGCCCGACGCTGGCGCTGAAGATCACAAGCGCATTGGCGGCCTCCGGCCTGAAGGCGAGCCGGCTGGAGCTCGAGATCACCGAGGCAGTACTGATCCGCGACGACGAGACCGCGCTCGCCATCCTGCATCAGCTCCGCGCCATCGGTGTCCGGATCGCGCTGGACGATTTCGGCACCGGCTATTCCTCGCTGAGCTATCTGAAGCGCTTCCCCTTCGACAAGATCAAGATCGACCGCTGCTTCGTCAGCGACATCACGGAGATCGACGGCTCGTCGGCGATCGTGCAGGCGGTGGTGAACATCGCAGCCTCCCGCGACATGACGACGACGGCGGAAGGCGTCGAAACATCAGAGCAGAAGGAACTGCTTCGCGCGCTGGGCTGCACTGAGATGCAGGGCTACCTGTTCAGCGCCGCGAAACCCGGCCCGCAAGTGCGGCAACTGTTCGGCACGCAACCGGCGATGAAGGCGGCCGTGGCCTAGCTACGAAGATTCCGCAGTTGCCCGGCGAAGTCCCGGGCGGCGCCGTTGCGGCGCCGCCGGAATTTTTCCTTCACGACGACCGTTTGCGGCCGGTCCACATCGCCTTCACGAGATTCTCACGGTGCAGCAGGCTCGAAGCCGCAACACCCAGGACATGCAGGCTGGCCAGCACCAGCGTGCCGTGGGCGAGCGCCTCGTGAAGCTTCTCGACCCATTTGGCCCCCCAATAGGCGTCCGTCGTCATCATGTAACCGGTCACAGCGGTGCCGATCAGTGCCGCGAGCAGCGCTACGATCATCGCACCGCCGGCGGGATTGTGGCCGAGATAGCGCGGCGCCCTGAGGTTCGCGACATCCCGCAGGTAGGCCAGCACATCGCGCGGCGACCGCACGAAACTCGAAAACCGCGCGTGGTGCGGACCGACGACGCCCCAGGCCAGGCGGAGCGCCAGCAGAGTGGCGATGCCGTAGCCGGCGGCGATATGCACGCCCTCGATCTCGTCGCCGGTGACGAAGGCGACGACGAACAGCGTCAACAGCGTCCAGTGGAACAGCCGCACGAACGGGTCCCACACCTTGACCGTTGCCGGCGGCACTGTGCCGCCGGCTTCGATCGCGTCATGCGTGAATGCCATGGCGGGGGCCGTTACAGCTGGCCGACGATGGCGGCGGAAGTCGGATCGACAAACAGTTCGACGCGGCTGCCGTTCTTGTCGATGGTATAAAGCTCGCCGCAGGCGGCCTTCAGCTTTGCCTTTTGAACCTTGTAGCCCTGCGCCTCGATCTTGGCCTGGAGGGCATCGAGGGAGAGCCACTGGCTCTGCGGCGCCGACGTGCAGGGCCGCCCGAGGCTGCCGGCGTTGGCGAACGTCGCCGTGGCAAGCAGGGCAGCGGTAGCGAGCATTGCGATCTTGGTCATGGGAAGTCTCCGTGGTGGGCGCCTGCCTGCTGGCAGCGCTGGAAAAGGGATCGATCCCGATGGGTGCCTTTGATCCATGTCATCGACCGGTCAGCGTCCCATCGGTATTGGATAACGATGGTTAGTGGCGCCGACCGTGGTCCCGTCGCTCATCGTGGCGTTCGTGGGCTTCATCGTGATGTTCGCGGTGGCCGCGACGGGCGTCGTGGTGTTCCCTGCGGGATTCATGGTGGCGCTCATGTGCGTATTCTTCGCCACGCACGGCAGGCCGGGTCGCCTCGGTGGTGCTTCCGATCTCCGTGGCGGTGACATCTTTGGCCTGGGCCAGCGCTCCGGCGCCGAACAGGGTGATGAGGGTACCGAGCAAGATGGTCTTGCGCATGGTGATATCTCCTGGGCTTGCGTCCCGACCGCCTATCCGGCCAGCGACGGGATGCACTATCGGCCGGCACCGCTGACAACCGCCTGTTGACCGATGTCAGCGAACTGTCAGGCGGTCCATGTCAGGGGTGACGTCGAAAGGAATTGAGTGCAGTGATGGGCTTGCGTTCGAAAGGATTGGCTTTTGGCTTGCTGTCAGCGCTTGCGGTGTTCGCGGCCGGTGCGCGGGCCGACGACCACCGCGACCATGACGTGGCGCGGCAGGCCGTCGAACGCGGCGAGATCAAGCCGCTTGCCGAAATCCTGCAGATGGTGCGCGACAAGCTTCCCGGCGAGGTCGCCGGCGTGAAGATCGAACGCAAGGGTGGACGGCTGATGTACGAATTGCGGATCGTCGGCGCACAAGGACGCCTTCTTGAAGTTTACGTCGATGCGGCGACCGGCGCGATTGGCCGCACCCGGGAGAAATGATGCGCGTGCTGCTCGTCGAGGATGACCGCAGGATCGCCGCCGAGGTCGAGCGCGCGCTGGTGGCGGCTGGCTATGTGGTCGATCGCGAAAGCAAGGGCGAGGAAGCCTGGTTCCGCGGCGACACCGAGGACTATGCCGCGATCATTCTGGACCTGGGATTGCCCGGCATGGACGGACTGGCCGTACTCAAGCGCTGGCGCGCAAGCGGCCGTACCACGCCTGTTCTGATTCTCACGGCGCGCGGCAGCTGGAGCGAGCGCGTCGACGGCATCGATGCCGGCGCCGACGACTATCTGCCAAAGCCGTTTCAGATGGAGGAATTGCTGGCACGACTGCGCTCCGTCCTGCGCCGCTCGGCCGGACGGGCCTCCTCCGTGGTGACGATCGGCGATCTCACCCTCGACGAGCGCCAGATGAAGGTCAGCGTGCGCGGCGTCCCGATCAACCTGTCGGCGCTGGAATATCGCGTGATGGCCTATCTGATCCACCAGCGCGGTCGCGTCGTGTCGCAGCTCGAGCTCAGCGAAAACATCCATGGTACCGACGACGCCCACGATTCCAACGCCATCGAGG
The genomic region above belongs to Bradyrhizobium sediminis and contains:
- a CDS encoding cytochrome b/b6 domain-containing protein; the encoded protein is MAFTHDAIEAGGTVPPATVKVWDPFVRLFHWTLLTLFVVAFVTGDEIEGVHIAAGYGIATLLALRLAWGVVGPHHARFSSFVRSPRDVLAYLRDVANLRAPRYLGHNPAGGAMIVALLAALIGTAVTGYMMTTDAYWGAKWVEKLHEALAHGTLVLASLHVLGVAASSLLHRENLVKAMWTGRKRSS
- a CDS encoding PepSY domain-containing protein, with amino-acid sequence MTKIAMLATAALLATATFANAGSLGRPCTSAPQSQWLSLDALQAKIEAQGYKVQKAKLKAACGELYTIDKNGSRVELFVDPTSAAIVGQL
- a CDS encoding PepSY domain-containing protein — protein: MLSALAVFAAGARADDHRDHDVARQAVERGEIKPLAEILQMVRDKLPGEVAGVKIERKGGRLMYELRIVGAQGRLLEVYVDAATGAIGRTREK
- a CDS encoding response regulator transcription factor is translated as MRVLLVEDDRRIAAEVERALVAAGYVVDRESKGEEAWFRGDTEDYAAIILDLGLPGMDGLAVLKRWRASGRTTPVLILTARGSWSERVDGIDAGADDYLPKPFQMEELLARLRSVLRRSAGRASSVVTIGDLTLDERQMKVSVRGVPINLSALEYRVMAYLIHQRGRVVSQLELSENIHGTDDAHDSNAIEVLVGRLRRKLGIDLIETRRGFGYLIPEPAG